The following DNA comes from Taeniopygia guttata chromosome 20, bTaeGut7.mat, whole genome shotgun sequence.
TCTTCAATAAAATAAAGCCATAATCTATTGCTTGTTTGGTTGTTTGACTAGATTGTTTGTGTAGCTCTCAAGAGAAGAGAGCAGTGATGTAAATGCACATTACAAATGATTGCATTTAATGTTCTTGCTCGTGAgcatgtgtttgtttttatgtaGTAACAGCCCCTTGAAATGTGCCTTTTAATCCCAAGGTCTAAATGAACTCTGCAAATTCTTATTAATTCACATTAATAACACCTTTATATGATAAAACAAAGCTATTAGCCCTGCTTTGTGCATTGGGTAAACAAGTGAGAAAAGCCATTAAAGCCCTGAGCTTCAAGGATGCTCAATATTTGAGTCTCCATTTCACACAGTGGGGGTGGCAGGTTGGGGGCACCTCTGGAAATCAGGCTGTTGACAGTTTGTCTGCAGCGCTGAGAGGGATGGAAAGGAGCTGAAGCTGTGAtctgtttaattttaatgaTGAATTGTGTCTCAGTCACTTCACTGGAAGCCCTTGGAGTCCACTGACTCTCCCTGAGCTGAGCCAGCCTGGGACATCCTTGCTGCCATGGCAGGATGGATCCCACCCTGGAACCCCatctccccagggaatgggggctgAAATAAGGGGGAAAGGCCCTCCTCATTCCCTGGCTGGTGGCACTGGAGTGGCAGATGCCTGGGCTGTGTCAGTGACCTCCTGGGCAAGTGTCAcagcccagggctctggggTTTCACACCCACACAAGCCACAGCCACTGGGGAGGTTTCCAGCCCAAGTTTAAAGGGCAGGGGGACCCTGTGTGAAGGAGAGCTGGGCTacagctcagccccaggcagaTGGTGGTACCCACAAAATTGGATTTGTTGCCTGGTGTGAAACAAGGCAATAATGACACACTCGAGAGAGACATtgtttatttctgctgccccagcctgggTGCTCTGTGGTACTTCAGAAATCCAGCACACCCCCATAGACTTTCCCTGCCATTATTTATACACAGAAATTCAGAGTTAGTGACTTCCCAAGCACAGCCCCTCTGTTAGGACTGCTTAGTAAGCCCCATGCAAGTTACATCAGCCCAGCAATTTCTGTGCATTCTCAGGGAAAGGGTCTTTTTTAGCATTATAATGAACATGTTCAGCTCTAGGACACATGGATCTTGAGTATTTTGCCAAGCTAGCAATACATAGATAGACATACATCAACATCTGCATTTGCTACATCCTTAAAGCTCGTTAGCTTCAGGATGCCCTTGACTAAGTGATGATCCTGCTGCCTGTTCCACTGATCAGGTCTCCTTTCTTGCTCATTAGGCTTGAAAGCACACAAAGGTCTTACATCAAAGAACATCCCAATTTAAGATAATCTTGACAGTCTCcaccctgggggtgctggtgaacAGTGGCTGAACACAAGTCAGGTGTGCCCAAGGGCCAACAAAGTCCATGGCACCCTGGCCTGTATCAGTGCTACTGCGGCCAGCAAGACCAGGAAAGTGattcctgccctgtgctgggcactggagAGGGTCACCTCGGCTCCTGTGCCCAGATCTGGGCCCCTCAGCTCAGCAAGGACAACCTCCAgggctggatgaggctctgGTCTAGCTGACACTGCTGCCTGAAGTTgtaggttggactcgatgatctcagaAGCATTTCCCAACCCAAATGATCCTGTaagggatgccagcagctcggagctgtgctctggtgagaccccacctcaaacactgggcacagctgtggTGTCTCCAGCACCACACGGAcatggaggtgctggagcaggtcctGGGGACGCCACGGAGCTGCTGagggcagctggagccaggctggcagagctggggctgctcagcctgcacGGAGGAGGTGTGTGCAGACCTCAGGGCTCATTTCCAGCTgtgaaggagctgcagggaagctgggctcttcctcaggagctgcagtgacaggacaagggggtattgttataaatgaaaatttgtccagccaaattaatatgaaaaataaaatatttattttacaatcaaattttatctagccagccacaaggaaagaacagagccgagcccggggtcagccctgggtgtgcaacaaggagtcagcctcagcagaggtttcctctatgcccacacacctccatcctggcacaagcagtttttatagggaaaattccacctgaggccaagatttcagcaatcagacttttcttctattcagagtccatatgttaataagattttcttttttggtgatgagggagaacaaatcactgtctggagtttgttgaatcctttgatgaaatttactgggaacgctgtattcacatggatctgcctcaggatttccatgagatccatctcgggtcgttcagcacctggggtttctgtatctccccagccatggcccatctcctggcgagccgtaccttcttacttgtaaatcagtttccaatctacacccggtctcacctgcgcctgtgaggggggggaatcctaatacaaacatgtatactctaacaaatactcaatatcacatatatcatattagaaatggcgcaaattatatctactacacataacaggTATGGTACAAATTGagagaggggaaatttaggttcaatattaggaagattttttttttttttactatgaggccctggcagagggtgcccagagcagctgtggctggatCTGTGGAAGTGCCCAGTgccagggtttggagcagcctgggatggtggaaggtccctgcccatggcagggggatggaaTGAGACCTTTTAAGGTCTCCCTGTCCCACCGCCTAGGTCTGCTGTCCCGCTGGTTAGGCGGGGAGCACACAAAGCTCTCATATTTCGGACCGCACACATTTAAGATCAGCTCGATTCCTTCGCGGCCCGCGCCCACAGCAGCGGCTCCGGAACGGCGCTGCGGGCCCGCGTTGCCGGCCGGACGCGGGCGGAGCGCGCCCGCCATGGCGGCGCCCACACGGGTGTTCGCGTTCCGGGACGCGCGCTGGGCCCCGGACCCGGTGCTGGAGCCGAGCGCGGCCGTGCGGAGCCCGCAGCCGGCGCCGCTGGTCATCGACAACGGCTCCTTCCAGACGCGGGCGGGATGGGCCTGCCCCGACCCCGCCGTGCCCGCCGAGCCGCTGCTGCGGTTCCGCTCGCtggcggcgcggagccgcggggcccgcggcggggccggcgcggaGACGCAGGTGGGGAACGACCTGGGCAGCCCCGAGCCCCTGCGCTGGCTGCTGCGCTCGCCCTTCGACCGCAACGTGCCcgtgcagctggagctgcaggagctgctcctcgACCACGTCTTCCAGCGCCTCGGTGTCTCCTCGCAGGTACGGGCATCCCGCCCGTGCCTCCCGAAATGGTGTGGGTCGGAAGGGACCGCgctctgtcccctgccctgggcacggACAGCTTGCCCTGGGCACGGACAGCTTGCACTGGGCCGGGTTGCTCAGATTAACgtgcagcctggccttggatgctGCCAGGGATGAAACAGCCGCAACTTCGCTGGGCAACCcgtgccagtgcctcaccactctcacaggaACGAGTCTTTTCTTAATAGATTCTAAATCTATTCTTAATAGATTCTCTAATCTAAACGTACTCCCCTAAATTTACTCTTCGGGAATGCTTTTACTAGTAGTGTTTGCTAACGGTCTGTGTACCCCAGCTGTGTTGAGAGTTGCTTCCCAGACCATGGAGCCCTTTACCTGCATGACAACACCAGTTTGAAAGCTTTACCCAGAGTGGAACTAAACTTCCACTGGTTTTCACTCATCTTCTCATTGCATGGATTATGGTTACTtagatttttaataatttatatatgTGTTTAAAAGTCCATTCTCTACTATTGTGAGTTTATTCTTTGATTGAATTAACATTAACAAAAGTCCATTCTCTACCATTATGAGTTTATTCTTTGATTGAATTAACAtaaacataatattttttacCCTCTTAAACACTAGATACAATTTAACTTTCATGATTAATACCTGCACATAAAGTGCTTTCTCCTGCCCATTCTAAAGGAGTTTTTTTGCTGATGCTTAAAATAAGAAGCAGAGATAACTAACCCTGGGTTTTCCCTTCATACCTTTATTGCTGTTCtttccccttgtctctcccagggctgtgtggaTCACCCAATTGTTCTGACAGAAGCAGTTTGCAACCCTCTGTACTCAAGGCAAATGATGTCTGAGCTCCTCTTTGAATGCTACCAAGTGCCAAAGGTGTCCTATGGCGTGGACAGCCTGTACAGTTTCTATCACAACAGGAGGCAGAACTGGCCCTGCAGTGGTTTGGTGATATCCTCAGGGTACCAGTGCACACACATTTTGCCAGTCTTGGAAGGCAGGTGAGTTCTGAGTCTTAAGTCTGGTGCAGCCACTGGCTTTTCAAGTGATGCCAATACCTgttcctccagccctgcactATTAACTCTTGTAGTAATTGATACTGATGAGTTAAAACCAGGTCGGCAGATTTTGCTAAGTTGTGTTGAGTTTTGAATTGAAGAAGCAGTGCAGCTCTTATAAGTGTCATGTTTTAATTGTTAATTGTGCCTTGATGTGTACTTTCAAAGGGAGAAGGGGATATGTGCCCCAAGTGAAAACTTAAACATAATTTAGGTTTTAAAGCAGCCTTGGGACAATGTGAAGTGCTCTGTGTGTGAGACTTCTGCAGTGCTTGTGGCTTCTATCATTCTGGTTATTCTGATACATTGCTCTactctttttgctttttttctctttttgaatcCTTACTGCAGGAGATGGCTTTATTATATCTGGTAATAAATTTTCAAAGTTTACACTTGTCCAACCAGAAAGCATTATAAAGCTTAAAGAACTACTTTTAGCACTACTACCCATCACTTCTCTTGTTAGAACAGAACACTGCCTAGCTGTAGCCAGAATTATTTaacatttggttttatttttttaagcagaacACAGCCTTTCATAATAAAATAGTGAACACAGCAGTGATTTTGCTGTTACCTGAGAAAAGCAGGTGTGTTCGATTCTCCAGTAAGCGAACCATGAAATGGTTATCTGTGGATATTCATCTGCAGAAATCAGACACTTTGGGGGGTCTACAGAAATCAGACACTTTGGGGGGGAAGCAGGAGCTCTGTTTGATTTGCTGTGAATCCCCCCAGTGTGAGCTGTGTCTGTTTGCATTTTGAGGCTGGATGCCAAGCACTGCAAGCGCATTAACCTGGGGGGGTGCCAGGCTGCCGTGTACCTGCAGCGGCTGCTGCAGCTCAAGTACCCCGGGCACTTCGCAGCCATCACGCTGAGCCGCATGGAGGAGATCCTGCACGAGCACAGCTACGTGGCCCAGGACTACATAGAAGGTAAAACCAGCTCTAATTCACCACCAGCTAGTGCTCAGCCACTTCATTATTATTGTTCACCCGCCCGTATTGTTGTTCTTTCACATAATTCCCCACTAGTTCTCAGTGGTTTTAGTTTGTTCTCTCTACCCCTTTGGTTTGAGTTCCTCCAGAAATGTTCTActtctgttttgatttctttgtgGTAACCTGCCTTACATTTAACAGTggtttcatatttaaaattatgaaactgaaataaactagaaataaatttaactACTAATAGAAACTAGAATTGAAGTTTCTAGTAGTTTCTGCTActaggaattttggggttcgATGatgccctgattcttaagattttctaaagccttccgagtttacattctgttagaaaactttctcacacaattttctataaacaacatactgttttgcattccttcataggggtggagaaacttgatgtactagtagtttgtccaatgtctttggagaggtggcacattcactctccaatccactgtcacctttggaaaagtataaaggctggagtcagaaaataaaccttcttCTTTGCCTTGCAAACAGCAGTGGCTCGcattgtgctttcacgtgtcctatagtgACAGTTCTACTACTAGAAATTACTACTAATGAAACTAGAATAAAATTTAACTACTACtactacaaaaaaaatctgtattggTTCAAATTTCTCTGTGAATAAAAGTTGTGATGATTTCAGtggaaaagaatttaaaatgagCTTTCTGTTTCCTTTATACATCAACAAAACCTCTAAGGGATTAGGATTCCTGTGTTTCATATCTGTTTTAAGGTTTCCAAAGTTGCACAGGAGATTTCTCATGACTTTGTGTGAATTAAGTAAGCTTTAAAATTTCCGTGGCAAATGTCATCTGAAGTAGTGCCTGaagaaaggtgttttttttttaatttgtcacTTGTAAATGAGCCTTCCTTAGAAATATGTGAGCGCTCTCCCTCCCCTTGGGCAGAGAGACTTCAGTGTGCACTTGCAGTACTTGGTGTTCCCTGGAGGTCAGAGCACTCAGAGCTGCCTGCACTGGGTGTGTGACCTGGAGGCAGCACTCAGAAGTGGCAGCCAAGCTTGGGAACAGCTGCCAAGAGGTGACAAAATTCTGTGCTTGCactttttttgccttctttccTCACCTGTCATCCTTCACACGAGGCGCGCACAACACACGAATCGTTGTTTTGGGCTGCCAGAACAAAAAGTTACTTTGCTTTCCAAAtgcccagagctgcagaagtGGCGGTGCCCAGACTACTACGAGAACAATGTGCACAAGATGCAGCTGCCTTTCTCCAACAAGCTGCTGGGCAGCACTGTGGCAtctgaggagaagcaggagaagaggcagcagcagctgcggcgGCTTCAGGAGCTCAATGCGCGGCGGCgggaggagaagctgcagctggaccAGGAGAGGCTGGACAGATTGCTGTATGTGCAGGTAATGGAGGCAGAGTTTCAGTGTGGGATCTTGGGAGGAGAGCAGGCTGCCCTCAGAGCTTTGTCAGAAGGGCACACATCATGGtaaagaagctgtggctgttgtgggtgTTCTCTGATAGGAGCTTGCCAAGGTTACTTGTGAGTGAATAGAGAGATTATTGATGCGGGGGatgttttcagtttctgaaCAGCACTTCTGGGAAATACTTCAAATGCTGTCAAAGTGTGCACATCACAGTCTCTAGTCATGCAAGCAGAGTGCCTCTACATCACTGCTGACTGCTGTTGCCCTGTCTTGTTCATCGCAGCTAACTCTGATCTCTCCACAGGAACTTTTAGAAGATGGTCAGATGGATCAGTTCCACAAAGCTTTGGTGGAGCTGAACATGGACTCTGCAGAAGAACTTCAGTCTTACATCAACAAATTGAGTCTGTCTGTTGaacaaacaaagcagaaaatccTACAGTCAGAAGTCAATATTGAAGTAGATGTTGTGGACAGCAAGCCAGAGGTAGGATGTTTTCACCAAATTAATCCTCATTTTATCTCCGAGATAATTAAACATTTGTGATTGAAAATGTGTCCCTTCAGACTTCCATCGATGAACTATGCTTTTTCTTTAACACGCTGCAAGTTATTATTAAATTGGCAactgcttctttcttttcagagagAATGTCCTTAGACAAGCATCCTTAATCTTCAGTAGCTTTCTATTAAAGATACAGGGGAACAAATCAACCTTTTTGTTAAAAAcagtatttgttttcctttctgttcttcCCCTTCAGGTGCAGAGAACTTAATGGTAAACAACCTCCCTGCCTTCATTATAGCTGTCTATTTTTGGTGCATTTAAGCAGCATGTTCTGTTATGGTTCCTAATGAAAGATTAATTACTACACTTGGTTGTTGGAGTTGCAGATGAGAAGCTCCTTGTCTGCTTTGCCAGACTAACAcaggcccagctgctgccaaggGGTGCTCTGAGACTGCCTGTGCATGTGCTTTTAATTGCCTTTCAGGTCACATAAGACAAAGATTTTTTAGCTTTCTCAGCCTCTGTTCAGGGAAAAGTTAGAGAGAAAAATTGAATCATAGAGGGGAGATCCTTATTTAGGTtgcctagagaagctgtggctagTCCAagcctggaagtgttcaaggccagcttagagcaacctggtctagtggaaggtgtccctgcccatggcaggaggtggaactggatgagcttttgaggtcccttccagcccaaaccattccatgattctatgttTATCAGTGCAAGAATCAGAATGATTGTGCTTCAGCAAAATTCAGGGAGATGATGGGCGTACCATTGTAGTGAAGAATCTTTCTGCCTTCTGTCAAAAGAAGATATTCTAGAAAAAAGAGAACTGAAAGATTAGCAGTTACctgtggttgttttttggtgACTGTGCCTAAATTCCAACATCTCCCACACCCCTGCTCTTTGCTGGGAGTACCTCAGAATGAATCCACAAGCTTTGCTACTTGGTCTGTGCCTTGAGAGAGCACTTAGAATTATCACAGAATCCCTTTGTAAGACCAGATGTTCAGCTGAGTTCTGTGTatctttctggttttgtctttttcctttttttataaGGATTTAACAGGACTTTTTAATAAGCATTTAACAGGACTTCATGAGACTACATTTTTTGCTGTAACAATGAGCACTTCTAAACTTCATTTTGATTGATTGAATTGGCTAAGTGGATATAAAATAGATACTTAAGAATGTTTGACAGACTTAATTTTACCTCATCCTGGCATTTAAAtgtttcaaatttaaaataaccaaaacaaatatttagcAACAAAATCCCAGCAGTAACATTGTAACACATAAAAAACCTGTTCCTACCTCACAACAGGAGTCTTGTTGGATTTTGAGTGATGCTTTTCATTAGGGCAGAGCTTCATGTTTgtgtaaaataaaaagggatttGGTGCATCCTGTGAGCAAATAGGAGATAGTTGAAACTCTCAAAAATTGTGTGGTAGCTTTGTAGCTagcaaatatttgttttccagtCCCACACAAGCAAAATAGGGACTTTAATATAATTATAAAGCAGTTAGAGGTGTTGGAAGGATACCAGGTTTAAGCCAATATAAAAAGCTATTTTACTAAGTTTTATATGCTGTTATGCTTAGGACATGGCTGCCTGGGATCCTGGCAGTCAGCCTGGTGACTGAGGTCTGCATTTCTGAGCTGGCATTGGGATAAATT
Coding sequences within:
- the ACTR5 gene encoding actin-related protein 5; amino-acid sequence: MAAPTRVFAFRDARWAPDPVLEPSAAVRSPQPAPLVIDNGSFQTRAGWACPDPAVPAEPLLRFRSLAARSRGARGGAGAETQVGNDLGSPEPLRWLLRSPFDRNVPVQLELQELLLDHVFQRLGVSSQGCVDHPIVLTEAVCNPLYSRQMMSELLFECYQVPKVSYGVDSLYSFYHNRRQNWPCSGLVISSGYQCTHILPVLEGRLDAKHCKRINLGGCQAAVYLQRLLQLKYPGHFAAITLSRMEEILHEHSYVAQDYIEELQKWRCPDYYENNVHKMQLPFSNKLLGSTVASEEKQEKRQQQLRRLQELNARRREEKLQLDQERLDRLLYVQELLEDGQMDQFHKALVELNMDSAEELQSYINKLSLSVEQTKQKILQSEVNIEVDVVDSKPETPDLDALGSEQSLEDVESINEFEPLFAEEQPEVEKPVAAVQPVFNLAEYHQLFLGTERIRAPEIVFQPSLIGEDQAGIAETMQYVLERYSKEQQAILVQNVFLTGGNTMYPGLKARIQKELLEMRPFQSSFQVSLASSPVLDAWYGARDWAVEYMNREEGWISRKDYDEKGGEYLKEHCASNVYVPIRLPKQAPRAAEAPSRASGTGNPSEQA